A window of Parasynechococcus marenigrum WH 8102 contains these coding sequences:
- a CDS encoding aldose epimerase family protein gives MPMTLTQQTAPYAHWEYVHPETGDRLRIIPERGGIVSEWRCGEREVLYFDQERYADPAKSIRGGIPVLFPICGNLPGDLLQVKGVDHTLKQHGFARNLPWQLQLLDDQSGVRLSLSSTDDTLAAYPFVFVVEMEVRPVAMALEISTTIHNRSDQPMPFSFGLHPYFNVSDLAQTRLTGLAERCMNHLEMADAATDEQLSRLPEGVDFLCRPAGDVTLIDDVSGAQLQLQHQEPMDLTVVWTEPPRKMVCLEPWTGPRQSLVSGDRKLVLEPGTQQTVACRYAVS, from the coding sequence ATGCCCATGACCCTCACCCAGCAGACCGCTCCCTATGCCCATTGGGAGTATGTCCATCCTGAGACCGGCGATCGTCTGCGGATCATTCCAGAACGGGGCGGCATCGTCAGTGAGTGGCGCTGTGGTGAGCGTGAGGTGCTCTATTTCGACCAGGAGCGTTACGCCGACCCTGCCAAAAGCATTCGCGGGGGCATTCCAGTTTTGTTCCCGATCTGCGGCAATCTCCCTGGTGACCTGCTGCAGGTGAAAGGTGTTGATCACACCCTCAAACAGCATGGTTTTGCTCGCAATCTCCCCTGGCAGCTGCAATTGCTGGATGACCAGAGCGGCGTGCGTCTCAGCTTGAGCAGCACCGACGACACCCTTGCGGCCTATCCCTTTGTCTTTGTGGTGGAGATGGAGGTGCGGCCTGTGGCCATGGCCCTCGAGATCAGCACCACGATTCACAACCGCAGCGATCAACCGATGCCCTTCAGCTTCGGGCTTCACCCTTATTTCAACGTGAGCGATCTGGCCCAGACCCGACTCACCGGTCTGGCGGAGCGTTGTATGAATCACCTGGAGATGGCGGATGCTGCCACCGATGAGCAGCTGTCTCGGTTGCCGGAGGGCGTTGATTTTCTCTGTCGGCCAGCTGGTGATGTCACCCTGATCGATGACGTCAGTGGTGCTCAGCTTCAGCTCCAGCATCAGGAGCCGATGGATCTCACCGTGGTTTGGACCGAACCGCCCCGCAAGATGGTGTGCCTGGAGCCCTGGACCGGACCCCGCCAATCCTTAGTGAGCGGTGATCGCAAGCTGGTGCTGGAGCCCGGCACCCAGCAGACCGTGGCCTGCCGCTACGCCGTGTCCTGA
- a CDS encoding FAD-binding oxidoreductase: MSHSPADRSALIELVRQWHQDTTPWIPSGLGQHLGWGPRLDPGHAVLSCRHLDRVIDHAVDDLTLSVEAGMPFDSLQALLAEQGQWLPVDLPRDGNAGSIGGLVARGLAGGLRQRHLGVRDQIIGIGLLRADGVEARAGGRVVKNVAGYDLMRLLCGSWGSLALITDVTLRVQPVRPHQAALVLDGALSDLENCRAELVRSTLTPERCDWQGSVEQGLQLRIVVSSVSDTAVEEQLQRLDNLGRSHGLTSDDQPCSDPTDNGLFCSAPTWLVRVVLPPAKVFELLQSQAASALTGWSWDIAAGAGCGDGWSSGASQAFQVEALRRSVIELGGSLTVLVQPETAAIPAWLDTPARPVIEAVKRQFDPRQQLCRGRLPGVNQDTA; encoded by the coding sequence GTGAGCCATTCCCCCGCCGACCGAAGCGCCTTGATCGAGCTGGTGCGCCAGTGGCATCAAGACACCACCCCGTGGATCCCCAGCGGCCTGGGTCAGCACCTGGGCTGGGGGCCTCGTCTGGATCCCGGCCATGCCGTACTGAGCTGCCGCCATCTGGATCGGGTCATCGACCATGCCGTCGACGACCTGACCTTATCTGTGGAGGCGGGGATGCCCTTCGACAGCCTTCAGGCCCTGCTGGCCGAACAGGGCCAGTGGCTGCCGGTTGATCTGCCCCGTGATGGCAACGCCGGCAGCATTGGCGGCCTGGTGGCGCGGGGCCTGGCCGGTGGATTGCGTCAACGTCACCTCGGTGTGCGCGACCAGATCATCGGCATCGGCCTGCTGCGGGCCGATGGCGTGGAAGCCCGTGCCGGCGGACGGGTGGTCAAAAATGTGGCGGGCTATGACCTGATGCGGCTGCTCTGTGGCAGCTGGGGCAGCTTGGCTCTGATCACAGACGTCACGCTGCGGGTTCAGCCGGTCCGGCCCCATCAGGCAGCCCTTGTGCTCGATGGCGCCTTGTCAGATCTGGAAAACTGCAGAGCCGAGCTGGTGCGCTCCACACTCACGCCCGAACGCTGCGACTGGCAGGGCTCCGTTGAGCAGGGTTTACAGCTGAGAATCGTGGTCAGCAGCGTCTCGGACACAGCAGTTGAAGAGCAGCTGCAACGGCTGGACAACCTCGGCCGCAGCCATGGCCTGACATCAGACGATCAACCGTGCTCAGACCCAACGGACAACGGACTGTTCTGTTCTGCACCAACCTGGCTGGTGCGCGTTGTACTCCCCCCTGCCAAGGTGTTTGAACTGCTGCAAAGCCAGGCTGCATCCGCACTAACCGGCTGGAGCTGGGACATTGCCGCCGGTGCCGGTTGCGGTGATGGCTGGTCGAGCGGAGCCAGCCAAGCGTTCCAGGTGGAAGCCCTGCGTCGCAGCGTGATCGAGCTCGGTGGATCACTGACCGTGCTCGTCCAGCCAGAAACAGCTGCGATCCCCGCCTGGCTTGATACGCCGGCGCGTCCGGTGATCGAAGCCGTGAAGCGACAGTTCGATCCACGGCAGCAGCTCTGCCGCGGACGACTGCCGGGGGTGAATCAGGACACGGCGTAG
- a CDS encoding four-carbon acid sugar kinase family protein, producing the protein MKVVVIDDDPTGSQTVHSCLLLLEWDKETLRRGLRHSSPLLFLLADTRALTPEAAAARNREIVRHLDEALAAEGLGRGDVLLVSRGDSTLRGHGVLEPATLQEAFGPFDATFHIPAFLEGGRTTRNGVHLLNGEPVHTTAFARDRIFGFSTSDLATWLEEKSGGLIRPAEVQRIYGRELDAAGGAGLPGLIDRLRSLKGNAPVVVDAEWQDQLDALAAAVRALRSEKRFLFRSAASLVKALADPGPPPLDGAGLVALRRRNGDGALLPGLVVVGSYVPLADQQLERLLQEPGCHGLELPVRRIARVLESGTPDLLLADLEREWLQQLRELLKGDATPVVYSSRGELGFASLQQRRHFSLQLAQVMARLAAVLASDLGYLISKGGTTTQTLLSKGLGLTAVQLEGQLLPGLSLVRPSEGRLTGLPILTFPGNLGSAATLRDAWQRMEAG; encoded by the coding sequence ATGAAGGTTGTGGTGATCGACGACGACCCCACCGGCTCGCAGACGGTGCACAGCTGCCTGCTGCTGCTGGAGTGGGACAAAGAAACCTTGAGGCGGGGCTTGAGGCACTCCTCGCCACTTCTCTTTCTGCTGGCGGACACCCGGGCGCTGACCCCCGAGGCTGCCGCAGCGCGCAATCGAGAGATTGTCCGCCATCTGGATGAAGCGCTTGCTGCAGAAGGGTTGGGACGTGGCGATGTGCTGCTGGTGAGCCGCGGTGATTCCACCTTGCGCGGCCATGGCGTGCTGGAGCCAGCCACCTTGCAGGAGGCCTTTGGACCCTTTGACGCCACATTCCACATCCCTGCATTTCTTGAGGGTGGCCGCACCACGCGGAACGGCGTTCATCTGTTGAACGGTGAACCGGTGCACACCACCGCTTTTGCCAGAGACCGGATCTTTGGATTCAGCACCAGCGATCTGGCGACCTGGCTGGAGGAAAAAAGTGGTGGTTTGATCCGTCCTGCCGAGGTGCAGCGAATCTATGGCCGCGAGCTCGATGCGGCTGGAGGGGCTGGCCTGCCGGGTTTGATCGATCGACTCCGATCCCTCAAGGGCAATGCGCCGGTGGTGGTTGATGCCGAATGGCAGGACCAGCTGGATGCACTGGCTGCTGCCGTGCGGGCGTTGCGCAGTGAGAAACGCTTTCTGTTCCGTTCGGCGGCCAGCCTGGTGAAAGCCCTGGCGGATCCTGGTCCGCCGCCGCTCGATGGCGCCGGTCTGGTAGCGCTGCGCCGACGGAACGGGGATGGCGCTCTCCTGCCGGGGTTGGTGGTGGTGGGCTCCTATGTGCCCCTGGCGGATCAGCAGTTGGAGCGCTTGCTGCAGGAGCCTGGTTGCCACGGGCTTGAGTTGCCTGTGCGTCGCATCGCTCGCGTCCTGGAGAGCGGCACGCCGGACCTGCTGCTTGCGGATCTGGAGCGGGAGTGGCTGCAGCAGTTGCGGGAGCTGTTGAAGGGTGATGCCACGCCTGTGGTTTACAGCAGCCGCGGAGAGCTCGGCTTTGCATCCCTGCAGCAACGCAGGCATTTTTCCCTTCAGCTGGCGCAGGTCATGGCGCGACTGGCGGCTGTTCTGGCGTCGGATCTTGGTTACCTGATCAGCAAGGGAGGAACTACCACGCAGACCCTGCTTTCTAAGGGGCTGGGGCTGACAGCCGTGCAGCTGGAGGGGCAGTTGCTGCCGGGGCTGTCCTTGGTGCGTCCGTCAGAGGGGCGCCTCACTGGCCTGCCGATCCTGACCTTTCCCGGAAACCTCGGTAGTGCTGCCACCCTTCGCGACGCCTGGCAGCGGATGGAGGCTGGCTGA
- a CDS encoding (Fe-S)-binding protein — protein MTTNTQLQGLPAGAADPCVHCGFCLPTCASYRVLASEMDSPRGRIHALRAIEAGELELDATVASHFDTCLGCYACVSACPSGVRYDQLIEATRPKLNQLQHRSSWQISFRQLLLQVLPYPRRLRALLQPLRAYAGTPLQAFARRSGLTRLFGPEVEAMEQLLPALAPESFNDVLPTINPATGYRRGRVALLLGCVQRCFDPAVSIATVKVLQANGFEVVIPPNQGCCGAVSHHQGELELTRQLATDLVKSMNGVDGDLDAVLVAASGCGHTMKAYDELLKGDVQFRAPVLDVQEFLADRGLSNTFKSKLQPLPEAVAMHDACHMIHGQNIQAQPRALLRAIPGIQLREAIEAGVCCGSAGIYNLVQPYEAAELGRIKADDLSSTGAGIVASANIGCTLQLRRHLGDRAEVLHPMQLLAASASLHPLPGVAKGGSTTEVSGKGQDRQASEAPL, from the coding sequence ATGACAACAAATACACAGCTCCAAGGCTTGCCGGCAGGCGCTGCAGATCCCTGTGTGCATTGCGGCTTCTGCTTACCCACCTGCGCCAGTTACAGGGTGCTGGCCAGCGAAATGGACTCTCCCCGTGGACGCATCCATGCTCTGCGGGCGATCGAAGCCGGTGAATTGGAGCTGGACGCCACCGTCGCCAGCCATTTCGACACCTGCCTGGGCTGCTACGCCTGCGTGTCCGCTTGCCCATCCGGCGTGCGCTACGACCAGCTGATCGAAGCAACCCGACCCAAGCTCAACCAGCTGCAGCACCGCAGCAGCTGGCAGATCAGCTTCCGCCAACTGTTGCTGCAGGTGCTGCCCTACCCCAGGCGGCTGAGGGCTTTGCTGCAACCCCTGCGGGCCTATGCCGGCACACCGCTGCAAGCCTTTGCCCGCCGCTCCGGCCTGACCCGGCTGTTTGGTCCGGAGGTTGAAGCGATGGAGCAACTGCTGCCAGCTCTGGCTCCCGAAAGCTTCAACGACGTCCTGCCAACAATCAATCCGGCGACGGGTTACCGCCGCGGCCGCGTTGCACTACTGCTGGGCTGCGTGCAGCGTTGCTTCGATCCGGCCGTCAGCATCGCCACGGTGAAAGTTCTGCAGGCCAATGGGTTCGAGGTGGTGATTCCGCCGAATCAAGGATGCTGCGGTGCCGTGAGTCATCACCAGGGGGAACTGGAGCTGACCCGCCAGTTGGCCACCGATCTGGTGAAGAGCATGAACGGCGTGGACGGGGATCTCGATGCCGTGCTGGTGGCAGCGTCCGGTTGCGGCCACACGATGAAGGCCTACGACGAACTGCTGAAGGGAGACGTGCAGTTCCGTGCACCAGTACTGGACGTGCAGGAATTTCTCGCCGATCGCGGCCTCTCCAACACATTCAAATCGAAATTGCAACCCCTGCCAGAGGCCGTGGCCATGCACGACGCCTGCCACATGATTCACGGCCAAAACATTCAGGCCCAACCGCGGGCGCTGCTGCGAGCCATTCCCGGCATCCAACTCAGGGAGGCCATCGAAGCCGGCGTCTGCTGCGGCAGTGCCGGCATCTACAACCTGGTGCAGCCCTACGAAGCCGCTGAGCTTGGCCGCATCAAAGCCGATGACCTCAGCAGCACCGGCGCTGGAATCGTCGCCAGCGCCAACATCGGCTGCACCCTGCAACTGCGCAGGCACCTCGGTGATCGCGCTGAGGTGTTGCACCCGATGCAACTGCTGGCGGCCTCAGCCAGCCTCCATCCGCTGCCAGGCGTCGCGAAGGGTGGCAGCACTACCGAGGTTTCCGGGAAAGGTCAGGATCGGCAGGCCAGTGAGGCGCCCCTCTGA
- a CDS encoding calcium-binding protein: MAKMVTIGQTTALIPEAGSAVQPEWLNDGQSGNINFPYSSYKALATVGEVDADNGLGLTGYPDGQAAWLQDDDTVRVAYQSESYAHIYGRTPAPETYPQEMETGVTFSGSKIHYIDYSRDAFADFMGNDSAASDMVEGSGFLFNRVFNLFGEEVTPKNTDPEDKAAKWGNQTLPSGDIVEFASPLSETDFYFHSFCGAWYEPANRYGEGQGFSDDIWLMAEEWDIGFGNFAPGYAGKAVGNETMGLAAMAVDVANSVAYSVPALGQTGYEKIAPLNTGESDYVVMVTAGYNHGQDPAPLKIYVGRKGYDAEGNEITEDHSERDQFLGRNGMLWGQLYGQALKNKHFDKLGIVADEDGNGVFDDQVMNTYLTSQAKAGDSYKGRFYPTSFQWGGWDEPTAVGNTEMFLWERPEEQPKNYTFFNGDKKTEHQAIDPSGKARWFQNMTDEGALLGFDLKNLAKQLKSNPDADGNLLPDYLNYKSVVTIPATDGSLRVDVGDEGLAHKGEANPDGSLTHAIHVEKGVEKIVANDGLYWAKGKGGNVLILDEDSGNDYGERKIALPIKRNMQLRDEATGYFLGAAGGTLSPRYLAGATALAGAIDKPGTNEYSGSWDVTGMVTRKDDGSFYSKEELSGSGMQDVADLVHIEDHTYIGVVQARPESGGQVEEISGDAGGQVFMFEMNGFF; encoded by the coding sequence ATGGCTAAGATGGTCACCATCGGGCAGACAACTGCCCTCATTCCAGAAGCCGGATCCGCGGTTCAGCCTGAGTGGCTTAACGACGGACAAAGCGGCAACATCAACTTCCCTTACTCCAGCTACAAAGCTCTCGCCACTGTCGGCGAAGTTGATGCCGACAACGGACTGGGTCTTACCGGCTATCCCGACGGACAGGCTGCTTGGTTGCAAGACGACGATACCGTTCGTGTTGCCTATCAGTCTGAGTCTTACGCTCACATCTACGGCCGCACTCCTGCACCTGAGACCTATCCTCAAGAGATGGAGACCGGTGTGACCTTCTCCGGATCCAAGATCCACTACATCGATTACTCCCGCGATGCATTCGCGGATTTCATGGGCAATGATTCTGCCGCCAGCGACATGGTCGAGGGCAGCGGTTTCCTGTTCAACCGTGTCTTCAACCTTTTCGGTGAAGAGGTCACTCCTAAGAACACTGACCCCGAGGACAAGGCTGCCAAGTGGGGCAACCAGACCTTGCCTTCTGGTGACATTGTTGAGTTTGCAAGCCCTCTCTCTGAGACGGACTTCTACTTCCACTCCTTCTGCGGCGCCTGGTACGAGCCTGCCAATCGTTACGGCGAAGGACAGGGCTTCAGTGATGACATCTGGTTGATGGCTGAAGAGTGGGACATTGGCTTCGGCAACTTTGCACCTGGCTATGCCGGTAAAGCGGTCGGTAACGAGACCATGGGCCTGGCTGCCATGGCTGTTGATGTCGCCAATTCAGTCGCCTACTCCGTTCCAGCCCTGGGCCAGACCGGTTACGAGAAAATTGCTCCTCTGAACACAGGCGAGAGCGACTATGTGGTGATGGTGACTGCAGGTTATAACCATGGCCAAGACCCTGCTCCTTTGAAGATCTACGTCGGCCGCAAGGGGTACGATGCAGAAGGTAATGAGATCACCGAAGACCACAGCGAGCGCGATCAGTTCCTAGGCCGCAACGGCATGCTCTGGGGTCAGCTCTATGGCCAAGCCCTGAAGAACAAGCACTTCGACAAGCTGGGTATCGTTGCCGACGAAGACGGCAACGGTGTTTTCGACGACCAGGTGATGAACACCTACCTGACTTCACAGGCGAAGGCTGGTGATTCCTACAAGGGTCGTTTCTATCCCACCAGCTTCCAGTGGGGCGGCTGGGATGAGCCCACCGCTGTTGGCAACACCGAGATGTTCCTCTGGGAGCGTCCCGAAGAGCAGCCCAAGAACTACACGTTCTTCAATGGCGACAAAAAGACCGAGCACCAGGCCATAGATCCTTCTGGAAAGGCCCGCTGGTTCCAGAACATGACTGATGAGGGTGCTCTGCTCGGATTCGACTTGAAGAATCTGGCAAAGCAGCTCAAGAGCAACCCTGATGCTGATGGCAACCTGTTGCCTGATTACCTCAACTACAAATCTGTTGTGACTATCCCCGCCACGGATGGATCACTGCGTGTTGATGTGGGTGATGAAGGTCTGGCCCACAAGGGTGAAGCCAACCCCGACGGCAGCCTCACCCATGCCATCCACGTTGAGAAGGGAGTTGAGAAGATCGTCGCCAACGATGGTCTCTACTGGGCCAAGGGTAAGGGCGGTAACGTTCTGATCCTGGACGAAGATTCCGGCAACGATTACGGCGAGCGCAAGATTGCCCTTCCCATTAAGAGAAACATGCAACTGCGTGATGAAGCCACCGGTTACTTCCTCGGTGCTGCTGGTGGCACCCTCAGCCCCCGCTATCTGGCTGGTGCGACTGCTCTGGCTGGAGCCATTGATAAGCCTGGCACTAATGAGTACTCCGGCAGCTGGGATGTCACTGGCATGGTGACCCGTAAGGACGATGGCAGCTTCTATTCCAAAGAAGAGCTGTCTGGCAGTGGCATGCAGGATGTGGCCGATCTGGTCCACATCGAGGATCACACCTACATCGGTGTTGTTCAGGCCCGCCCTGAGTCCGGCGGTCAGGTTGAGGAGATCAGCGGCGATGCTGGTGGCCAGGTGTTCATGTTCGAGATGAACGGCTTCTTCTGA
- a CDS encoding NADP-dependent isocitrate dehydrogenase yields MAQFEKLTAPSQGTPIRFENGQPVVADNPIIPFIRGDGTGVDIWPATQKVLDAAVAKAYGGVKTIEWFKVYAGDEACDLYGTYQYLPEDTLEAIRTYGVAIKGPLTTPVGGGIRSLNVALRQIFDLYSCVRPCRYYEGTPSPHKRPQDLDVIVYRENTEDIYMGVEWEADDAVGQELRKHLNEVVIPANGKLGKRQIPEGSGIGIKPVSKHGSQRHIRKAIQHALRLEGNKRHVTLVHKGNIMKFTEGAFRDWGYELATTEFRDVCITERESWILGNLEKDSGLSVQANARMIEPGYDSLTPEKKADIDAEVQAVIDAIGSSHGGGKWRSMVLVDDRIADSIFQQIQTRPQEYSILATLNLNGDYISDAAAAMVGGLGMAPGANIGETAAIFEATHGTAPKHAGLDRINPGSVILSGVMMLEFLGWQEAADLVTKGLSAAITDKQITYDLARLMEPQVDPVSCSGFAEAIIQRF; encoded by the coding sequence ATGGCCCAGTTTGAGAAGCTCACCGCCCCCAGCCAGGGCACACCGATTCGCTTCGAGAACGGCCAACCTGTCGTGGCCGACAATCCGATCATTCCCTTCATCCGCGGTGATGGGACCGGCGTAGACATCTGGCCTGCCACCCAGAAGGTATTGGATGCCGCCGTGGCAAAGGCCTATGGCGGAGTTAAAACCATCGAGTGGTTCAAGGTGTATGCCGGCGATGAGGCCTGCGACCTCTACGGCACCTATCAGTACCTGCCCGAAGACACCCTCGAAGCGATCCGCACCTACGGCGTGGCCATCAAGGGCCCCCTCACCACCCCCGTGGGTGGCGGCATCCGTTCGCTGAACGTGGCCCTGCGCCAGATCTTCGATCTTTACTCCTGCGTGCGCCCTTGCCGTTATTACGAGGGCACCCCCAGTCCTCACAAGCGTCCCCAGGATCTGGACGTGATCGTCTACCGGGAGAACACCGAAGACATCTACATGGGAGTTGAGTGGGAGGCCGATGACGCGGTTGGTCAGGAGCTGCGCAAGCACCTCAACGAGGTGGTGATTCCTGCCAACGGCAAGCTGGGCAAACGACAGATCCCGGAAGGCTCCGGCATCGGCATCAAACCGGTGAGCAAACACGGCAGCCAGCGCCACATCCGCAAAGCGATCCAGCACGCCCTACGCCTGGAGGGCAACAAGCGCCACGTGACCCTGGTGCACAAGGGCAACATCATGAAATTCACCGAAGGTGCGTTTCGCGACTGGGGCTACGAACTGGCCACCACGGAGTTCCGCGACGTGTGCATCACCGAGCGGGAGAGCTGGATCCTCGGCAACCTCGAGAAGGATTCAGGACTGAGTGTGCAGGCCAACGCCCGGATGATTGAACCGGGCTACGACAGCCTCACCCCCGAGAAGAAAGCGGACATCGATGCTGAAGTGCAGGCCGTGATCGATGCCATCGGCAGCAGCCATGGGGGCGGCAAGTGGAGGTCGATGGTGCTGGTGGATGACCGCATCGCCGACAGCATCTTCCAGCAGATCCAGACCCGCCCTCAGGAGTATTCGATCCTGGCCACCCTCAACCTCAATGGCGACTACATCTCCGATGCAGCCGCGGCCATGGTGGGCGGTCTGGGCATGGCCCCCGGCGCCAATATCGGCGAAACCGCCGCCATCTTCGAAGCCACCCACGGCACCGCCCCGAAACATGCCGGTCTCGACCGCATCAACCCCGGTTCAGTGATCCTCAGCGGCGTGATGATGCTGGAATTCCTGGGTTGGCAGGAGGCTGCAGACCTGGTGACCAAAGGCCTGAGTGCCGCCATTACCGACAAACAAATCACCTACGACCTGGCCAGGCTGATGGAACCGCAGGTGGACCCTGTGAGCTGCAGCGGCTTCGCTGAAGCGATTATCCAGCGATTCTGA
- a CDS encoding glycosyltransferase family 2 protein, with the protein MGSEQLWVVAACFNEEAVIIRFIERVLALPQVSRLLLIDDGSSDATVAVIRAWQQSHPDQGLTLLELTRNFGKEAAMLAGLDFADGRCGAAVLIDSDLQHPPERIPAMVKAWQEGAEVVTAVRDDSDAEGLMKVATASWFYRVFNRLVDSIQLQEGAGDFRLLSAPVIEAVIQMREATRFSKGLMPWTGYRSVEIPYSRVARAGGATSWSSLKLWRYALDGIFSFSVKPLKVWGLIGLLISLFSFLYAALIVLRTVVFGVDLPGYASLIVAILFLGGIQLIGIGVLGEYIGRIYIDVKRRPHYFIRAVYEP; encoded by the coding sequence ATGGGCAGCGAGCAGCTCTGGGTGGTGGCGGCTTGTTTCAACGAGGAGGCGGTGATCATCCGCTTCATCGAACGCGTCCTGGCCTTGCCTCAGGTGAGCCGGTTGTTGTTAATCGACGACGGCTCCTCCGATGCAACGGTTGCAGTGATTCGCGCTTGGCAGCAGTCCCATCCTGATCAGGGGCTGACGCTGCTGGAACTCACCCGGAATTTCGGCAAGGAAGCCGCCATGCTGGCGGGGCTGGATTTTGCCGATGGTCGTTGCGGCGCAGCCGTGTTGATCGACTCAGATCTGCAGCATCCTCCGGAACGCATCCCGGCAATGGTGAAGGCCTGGCAAGAGGGTGCTGAGGTGGTCACGGCTGTCCGCGATGACAGCGACGCCGAAGGCCTGATGAAAGTGGCCACCGCTTCTTGGTTTTACCGGGTGTTCAACCGCCTGGTGGATTCGATCCAGTTGCAGGAAGGCGCCGGCGATTTTCGGTTGCTCAGTGCCCCAGTGATCGAGGCAGTCATTCAGATGCGCGAGGCCACGCGTTTCTCCAAAGGGCTGATGCCATGGACGGGCTATCGCAGTGTCGAAATTCCCTACAGCCGCGTCGCGCGGGCTGGAGGTGCAACCTCCTGGAGCTCTCTCAAACTGTGGCGTTATGCCCTTGATGGGATCTTTTCGTTCTCGGTGAAGCCCCTCAAGGTGTGGGGGCTGATCGGCCTGCTGATATCCCTGTTCAGCTTTCTCTATGCAGCACTGATTGTGCTGCGAACCGTGGTCTTCGGCGTGGATCTGCCGGGCTATGCCTCGTTGATCGTGGCGATCCTCTTTCTCGGTGGAATCCAGCTGATCGGCATCGGTGTGCTTGGCGAGTACATCGGCCGGATTTACATCGACGTCAAGCGCCGGCCTCACTACTTCATCCGCGCGGTGTACGAGCCCTGA
- a CDS encoding ChbG/HpnK family deacetylase has product MNLPAALNRLVRYGAIGLIAATIHAAVLLSLGSWLPLSLANPIGFLTASIAGYLGHALVTFREETGGRRFARRWLLLQYAANISVCSLLPLLNAPTVVLVITPTALNALIWNRAARGALHHRQRPGHPAIHADDLGLAPGVDTAILDLATAGRLTSASLLVEGATAESAAAAWRCLPKAQPLVLHLCLTEGPQPQNCPDLPAGFGELLLGSLLPAKRRALRDQIVQSIQAQIHRFQQLTGQHQIQLDGHQHIHLVPLVLDVVLEQPEIVWVRTTAESLPQGLPLKLWIKALRDGGLLKWQVLQPLTWLAQRRLKAAGIGSNQRFAGVLFTGEMTGAALDVAERSLGDGDLLLAHPAAAVNQDQLEQHQFHRSAAFFSSPWRQHEWKALRARTPRG; this is encoded by the coding sequence ATGAACCTGCCGGCGGCCTTGAACCGACTGGTGCGCTACGGCGCCATCGGCCTCATCGCCGCCACCATTCATGCAGCCGTGCTGCTGAGCCTCGGGTCTTGGCTCCCCCTCAGCCTGGCCAACCCGATCGGCTTTCTCACCGCCTCCATTGCGGGGTATCTGGGTCATGCCCTGGTGACCTTCCGGGAGGAGACCGGAGGGCGACGCTTCGCTCGGCGTTGGTTGTTGCTGCAGTACGCCGCGAACATCAGCGTCTGCTCGCTGCTCCCACTGCTGAATGCTCCAACCGTGGTGCTGGTGATCACACCCACTGCGCTCAACGCTCTGATCTGGAACCGCGCAGCCCGCGGGGCTCTGCATCACCGTCAACGCCCTGGACACCCTGCCATCCACGCCGATGATCTTGGCCTCGCCCCTGGGGTGGACACCGCCATCCTTGATCTGGCCACAGCAGGACGTCTCACCAGCGCCAGCCTGCTGGTGGAAGGAGCAACGGCTGAATCAGCCGCCGCGGCCTGGCGATGCTTACCCAAGGCCCAGCCACTGGTTCTGCATCTCTGCCTCACGGAAGGGCCCCAACCACAGAACTGTCCTGATCTACCGGCAGGTTTTGGCGAGCTGCTGCTGGGTTCTCTGCTGCCGGCGAAACGTCGTGCGTTGCGGGATCAGATCGTCCAATCGATTCAGGCGCAGATCCATCGGTTTCAGCAGCTCACCGGTCAGCACCAGATCCAGCTCGACGGACATCAGCACATCCATCTCGTGCCACTGGTGCTGGATGTTGTGCTGGAACAACCGGAGATCGTCTGGGTGCGCACCACCGCAGAGTCCTTGCCACAGGGCCTTCCCCTCAAGCTGTGGATCAAAGCGCTCAGGGATGGCGGATTGCTCAAGTGGCAGGTGCTGCAACCGCTCACGTGGCTGGCGCAGCGCAGGCTCAAGGCAGCTGGCATCGGCAGCAATCAGCGCTTTGCTGGTGTGCTGTTCACCGGAGAAATGACAGGTGCCGCCCTGGATGTTGCTGAACGTTCCTTGGGTGATGGCGACCTACTGCTGGCCCATCCTGCTGCCGCTGTGAACCAAGATCAGCTTGAGCAACATCAGTTTCATCGCTCAGCGGCATTTTTCAGTTCACCTTGGCGGCAACACGAATGGAAGGCCCTCAGGGCTCGTACACCGCGCGGATGA